The following are encoded together in the Kribbella sp. CA-293567 genome:
- a CDS encoding DoxX family protein, giving the protein MNVFLWILAGVLAAFFLAAGANKLAQSKEKLGQNENMAWSRDFSAGTLKLIGAVEVLGALGLILPAVLDIAPILVPLAATGLALTMAGAIVVHARRKEFQVIGINAVVLVLAAVVAIFRFGPNSF; this is encoded by the coding sequence ATGAATGTCTTCCTGTGGATCCTGGCCGGCGTCCTGGCCGCCTTCTTCCTCGCCGCGGGCGCGAACAAGCTGGCCCAGTCCAAGGAGAAGCTCGGCCAGAACGAGAACATGGCGTGGAGCAGGGACTTCTCGGCCGGCACCCTCAAGCTGATCGGCGCGGTGGAGGTGCTCGGCGCGCTCGGGCTGATCCTGCCCGCCGTCCTCGACATCGCGCCGATCCTGGTCCCGCTCGCCGCGACCGGGCTGGCGCTCACGATGGCCGGCGCGATCGTCGTCCACGCGCGGCGCAAGGAGTTCCAGGTGATCGGGATCAACGCCGTCGTCCTGGTGCTGGCCGCGGTGGTGGCGATCTTCCGCTTCGGCCCGAACAGCTTCTGA
- a CDS encoding GroES family chaperonin, whose amino-acid sequence MTARKKLSDDKLPIRMLHDRVLVSIETEGERKSSAGILIPATAQLGRRLAWAKVVAIGANVRTVEVGDRVLFDPEDRAEVEVRGDDYVLLRERDLHAVASGRLADGQTGLYL is encoded by the coding sequence GTGACCGCTCGCAAGAAGCTGTCCGACGACAAGCTGCCGATCCGGATGCTGCACGACCGGGTCCTGGTCTCGATCGAGACCGAAGGCGAGCGCAAGTCGTCGGCCGGCATCCTGATCCCCGCGACCGCGCAGCTGGGCCGCCGGCTGGCCTGGGCGAAGGTGGTCGCGATCGGCGCCAACGTGCGCACGGTCGAGGTGGGGGACCGGGTGCTGTTCGACCCGGAGGACCGGGCCGAGGTCGAGGTACGCGGCGACGACTACGTGCTGCTGCGCGAGCGTGACCTGCATGCCGTCGCGTCCGGCCGCCTCGCGGACGGCCAGACCGGCCTCTACCTGTAG
- the bcp gene encoding thioredoxin-dependent thiol peroxidase: MSERLSVGDAAPEFTLPDADGNDVSLESLRGRNVIVYFYPAAMTAGCTKQACDFRDSLDSLQAQGYAVLGISPDQPAKLAKFRERDGVTFPLLSDPDKEVLTAYGAFGEKTMYGKKVTGVIRSTFVVDGDGRIAVAQYNVKATGHVAKLRRDLGLT; this comes from the coding sequence ATGTCCGAACGTCTGTCCGTCGGCGATGCCGCGCCCGAGTTCACCCTGCCCGACGCCGACGGCAACGACGTCTCGCTGGAGTCGCTGCGCGGCCGCAACGTGATCGTGTACTTCTACCCGGCCGCGATGACGGCGGGCTGCACCAAGCAGGCCTGCGACTTCCGCGACTCGCTCGACTCGCTGCAGGCCCAGGGCTACGCCGTGCTCGGCATCTCGCCCGACCAGCCGGCCAAGCTGGCGAAGTTCCGCGAGCGCGACGGCGTGACGTTCCCGCTGCTCAGCGACCCGGACAAGGAGGTCCTGACGGCGTACGGCGCCTTCGGTGAGAAGACGATGTACGGCAAGAAGGTGACCGGGGTGATCCGGTCGACCTTCGTGGTCGACGGTGACGGCAGGATCGCGGTCGCGCAGTACAACGTGAAGGCCACCGGCCATGTCGCCAAGCTCCGCCGCGATCTCGGCCTCACCTGA
- a CDS encoding TetR/AcrR family transcriptional regulator, giving the protein MSKGEETRAAVLDEAARQVSLVGLGGLTIGLLAERTGLSKSGLFGHFRSKEQLQVAVIDRASELFAERVIRPALKTPRGEPRLRALFDRKLRWDNGDLALPGGCFFASISAELDDAPPGPVRDRLVRIERDYADTLATVFRTGISEGQFRADADPEQYAFDIRGVLMSYHLAGRLLADPQAENRARAAFEALLRAARI; this is encoded by the coding sequence GTGAGCAAAGGTGAGGAGACGCGCGCCGCGGTGCTGGACGAGGCGGCTCGCCAGGTCAGCCTGGTCGGGCTCGGCGGCCTCACCATCGGGCTGCTCGCCGAGAGGACCGGGCTGTCGAAGAGTGGGTTGTTCGGGCACTTCCGGTCCAAGGAGCAGTTGCAGGTCGCGGTGATCGACCGGGCGAGCGAACTGTTCGCCGAGCGGGTGATCCGGCCCGCGCTGAAGACTCCGCGGGGCGAGCCGCGACTGCGGGCGTTGTTCGACCGCAAGCTGCGCTGGGACAACGGGGACCTGGCTTTGCCCGGGGGCTGCTTCTTCGCCAGTATCTCGGCCGAACTGGACGACGCTCCGCCCGGCCCGGTGCGTGATCGCCTGGTGCGGATCGAGCGCGACTACGCCGACACGCTGGCCACCGTCTTCCGGACCGGAATCAGCGAAGGGCAGTTCCGCGCCGACGCCGATCCGGAGCAGTACGCCTTCGACATCCGCGGTGTGCTGATGTCCTACCACCTGGCCGGCCGGTTGCTGGCCGACCCCCAGGCCGAGAATCGGGCCCGCGCCGCCTTCGAGGCGCTGCTCCGGGCGGCCAGGATCTGA
- a CDS encoding glucose 1-dehydrogenase: MRAMTVVPGMADSASIGEVPEPPASDGSVLVEGLLAGICGTDVELCSGLFGTGRPGVDKLVIGHESLGRVLEAPAGSGFATGDLVAGIVRRPDPEPCPACARGEWDFCRNGLYTERGIKAMDGYGAERWRVDPYYAVPVPAQLGHLGVLVEPASILTKAWDQIDQVGARSWYGPEHVLVTGAGPIGLLAALIAQQRGHTVHVLDLATDGPKPQLVRDLGAEYLNDLSDLAVAPDVVIEATGAGRVVYECAKLLPPAGVMCLTGISPGPASIDIQLDALTRQLVVRNAVLVGSVNAAKRHYPQAVEVLLAADPAWLERLITRSVPLSDWPAALIKQRGDIKVVVDLQA, from the coding sequence ATGCGGGCGATGACGGTGGTGCCGGGCATGGCGGACTCTGCGTCGATCGGCGAGGTGCCGGAGCCGCCGGCGTCCGACGGCTCGGTTCTGGTCGAGGGACTGCTCGCGGGCATCTGCGGCACCGACGTCGAGCTGTGCAGCGGTCTGTTCGGCACCGGCCGGCCGGGCGTCGACAAGCTCGTGATCGGCCATGAGTCGCTCGGTCGCGTCCTGGAGGCGCCGGCGGGCTCAGGCTTCGCCACTGGCGATCTGGTAGCCGGCATAGTCCGGCGTCCGGACCCGGAGCCGTGCCCCGCCTGCGCTCGCGGCGAGTGGGACTTCTGCCGCAACGGTCTCTATACGGAACGCGGCATCAAGGCCATGGACGGGTACGGCGCCGAGCGCTGGCGAGTCGACCCGTACTACGCCGTACCGGTGCCTGCGCAGCTCGGGCACCTCGGAGTGCTGGTCGAGCCGGCCAGCATCCTTACCAAGGCCTGGGACCAGATCGACCAGGTAGGAGCGCGCTCCTGGTACGGCCCGGAGCACGTGCTGGTGACCGGAGCCGGCCCGATCGGGTTGCTGGCCGCGCTGATCGCCCAGCAGCGCGGCCATACCGTCCACGTGCTCGACCTCGCCACCGACGGGCCGAAGCCGCAGTTGGTGCGCGACCTCGGCGCGGAGTACCTGAACGATCTCTCCGACCTGGCCGTGGCTCCTGACGTCGTGATCGAGGCGACCGGCGCGGGCCGGGTGGTCTACGAGTGCGCCAAGCTGCTGCCACCGGCCGGAGTGATGTGCTTGACCGGGATTTCACCGGGCCCGGCGTCCATCGATATCCAGCTCGACGCGCTGACGCGGCAACTAGTCGTGCGGAACGCGGTACTGGTCGGGTCGGTGAACGCGGCCAAGCGGCACTATCCGCAGGCAGTGGAGGTGCTGCTGGCCGCCGACCCGGCGTGGCTGGAGCGGCTGATCACGCGCTCGGTGCCACTGTCGGACTGGCCCGCCGCGCTGATCAAGCAGCGTGGCGACATCAAGGTGGTCGTGGATCTCCAGGCCTGA
- a CDS encoding VWA domain-containing protein, with protein sequence MTKSNNTNRRPLYLTVVGLLVLSLGAVFVVRSFGSESGADGFLGGKSCDNPTQVRLSTSPEIQPLLETAAKSLAAKKDDSSACLNFTITSAPSAKVARDVANSTESRPDLWIPDSSLWVSQADDGQKVPTIAVPSIATSPLVLAGLSANFADTSSWLGVFSKAQPALLDPLGQSPGALALLALQAERRATSASDKDIGSVIVPTAQRLGSMAKPYTDPGGLMSRAGQANSKIVVPVSEQSFVTYQEEHPDSELKSVVPKTGTVLLDYPVVVTAQTNDQTYSDAGKALAAELMSRELSTSRDEAGFRDPLVSELGSGRGSGTIVRLAAPSAAVIEKTLLDWTRLSLSAHSLAVIDVSGSMAETVGKKTRWQITLEAAVGGLALFPDNAQLGLWTFSTNIGPLGADFRDLVPIGRLNPAQRQKITTTLLKQQPIKGGGTGLYATAIAAVQAVRSSYDPLAVNTILLFTDGKNDDPNGPSLPQTLQKLEGLKNPAQPVRIIALGMGPDADVNELNQLAAATGGKAYVAKNPADLRDVFIEALQSR encoded by the coding sequence GTGACGAAAAGTAACAACACCAACCGGCGTCCGCTGTATCTGACCGTCGTTGGCCTACTGGTGCTGTCCTTGGGCGCCGTCTTTGTGGTCCGCTCCTTCGGATCGGAATCGGGTGCCGACGGTTTTCTCGGCGGCAAGTCGTGTGACAACCCGACGCAGGTCCGGCTCAGTACCTCGCCCGAGATCCAGCCGCTGCTGGAGACCGCGGCCAAGTCGCTGGCCGCCAAGAAGGACGACAGCTCGGCCTGCCTGAACTTCACCATCACCTCGGCCCCTTCGGCCAAGGTGGCCAGGGACGTCGCGAACAGCACCGAGAGCCGGCCGGATCTGTGGATCCCGGACTCGTCGCTGTGGGTGTCCCAAGCCGATGACGGCCAGAAGGTGCCGACCATCGCGGTCCCCTCGATCGCGACCTCACCGCTGGTGCTGGCCGGCCTGTCGGCCAACTTCGCCGACACGTCGTCGTGGCTAGGGGTGTTCTCGAAGGCTCAGCCCGCGCTGCTCGACCCGCTGGGCCAGTCGCCCGGCGCACTGGCCCTGCTGGCGCTGCAGGCGGAGCGGCGAGCGACCTCGGCCAGCGACAAGGACATCGGCAGCGTGATCGTCCCGACCGCCCAGCGGCTGGGATCGATGGCCAAGCCCTACACCGACCCGGGCGGCCTGATGAGTCGCGCCGGGCAGGCGAACAGCAAGATCGTCGTACCGGTGTCCGAGCAGAGCTTCGTCACGTACCAGGAAGAGCACCCCGACTCGGAGCTGAAGTCGGTCGTGCCGAAGACCGGCACCGTACTGCTCGACTACCCCGTCGTGGTGACCGCCCAGACGAACGACCAGACCTACTCCGACGCCGGCAAGGCGCTGGCGGCGGAGCTGATGTCCCGCGAGTTGTCCACCTCCCGCGACGAAGCGGGGTTCCGCGACCCGCTGGTGAGCGAACTGGGCAGTGGGCGGGGCTCCGGCACGATCGTGCGGCTGGCCGCACCCTCGGCGGCAGTGATCGAGAAGACGCTGCTGGACTGGACCCGGCTGTCGCTGTCGGCCCACTCGCTGGCAGTGATCGACGTGTCGGGTTCGATGGCCGAGACGGTCGGCAAGAAGACCCGCTGGCAGATCACCCTCGAGGCGGCGGTGGGCGGGCTCGCGCTCTTCCCGGACAACGCGCAACTCGGCCTGTGGACCTTCTCGACGAACATCGGCCCCTTGGGCGCCGACTTCCGCGACCTGGTCCCGATCGGCCGGCTGAACCCCGCCCAGCGGCAGAAGATCACCACCACGCTGCTGAAGCAGCAGCCGATCAAGGGCGGCGGTACCGGTCTGTACGCCACCGCGATCGCCGCGGTTCAGGCGGTCCGCAGCAGCTACGACCCGCTCGCCGTGAACACCATCCTGCTCTTCACGGACGGTAAGAACGACGACCCGAACGGCCCGAGCCTGCCGCAGACGCTGCAGAAGCTCGAAGGTTTGAAGAACCCGGCCCAGCCGGTCCGGATCATCGCCCTGGGCATGGGCCCGGACGCCGACGTCAACGAGCTCAATCAGCTCGCCGCGGCCACCGGCGGCAAGGCCTACGTGGCAAAGAACCCCGCGGACCTGCGCGACGTCTTCATCGAGGCCCTGCAGAGCCGCTGA
- a CDS encoding helix-turn-helix transcriptional regulator, which produces MDRAEPVARPVEPGRWPLIGRAAELERVHRAVSGPEPTAVLISGEAGIGKSRLAAEVCGTATAGGRYVVVGRANRATQHLAGIGISRLTDPPSIAHATVSVRSIADRLRDRAEARPIVVVIDEVDHLDDTSARILRQLSGLVDLRLVLLSQQATLADGPLAGLVDEVRLDSIRLPGLARTAVRDLLTSVLGQSIDELSARRIWSATAGSPFLIGRLVSFGLEQHRLVERRGMWQWQGEVIADSIFLGDLFAGELNRLDPAESQVLAWLALTDELPVEVLEKLAGPLVLAGLAKRGLTAVVEDRVRATRPLQQAALQAGLGALRRRRLFRELIAASAAVGVPARLGLQYGWWEHEADLPTEPERAARLAAAALGEGLPGLAERLASHRSDETTVVRAQAQIALGTPTAAEQTLATMRGPDLTADSVGLRALNLAWGLGRIADATAVLRRGRAAFEPGQAAALAVAQAGVDLCSVGSGVFVPPQARGDVQPLFDAAADLIAVQGDLSLARPLRVRERLARKDLRARAPWPAVRGALQAFEVRALIQTGDLIAAEALSDQYYADALSADDQAGVTVLGHAVAACASWAGDHERAWPVLREARALLDDAVPFPLRVEIRSDYAAAAAAVGRLDLAVAELDELQRLEVAGALCDRIDFARIRMLCHSGRRAYAADLADQLADRCLTACRWASAIEAGYYQVRLNPSLHGARRLLRAVGETDSDLFRMFADHATALVGRNGRTLLRLADEFGDRGYLGLALVMGESALQAPATYTVRTARKREVAESRARWGGGTQYSAIGGPATGGGPLTSREREACELAASGLRNEAIATSLGISVRTVTNLLARAYQKLGVSSRRQLQTAMSLSAMPDGR; this is translated from the coding sequence ATGGACAGAGCGGAACCGGTTGCGCGGCCGGTCGAACCCGGCCGGTGGCCGCTGATCGGCCGGGCGGCCGAACTCGAGCGCGTGCATCGAGCAGTGAGCGGCCCAGAGCCGACCGCAGTACTGATCAGTGGTGAAGCAGGGATCGGTAAGTCCCGGCTGGCCGCCGAAGTGTGCGGCACGGCAACGGCCGGCGGCCGGTACGTCGTGGTCGGCCGGGCGAATCGCGCCACCCAGCACCTCGCGGGGATCGGGATCTCGCGGTTGACAGATCCGCCATCGATCGCGCATGCGACTGTGAGTGTTCGGTCGATCGCGGACCGGCTGCGGGACCGCGCGGAGGCCCGTCCGATCGTCGTGGTGATAGACGAGGTCGATCACCTGGACGACACCTCGGCCCGGATCCTGCGTCAGTTGTCCGGCCTGGTGGACCTGCGGCTCGTGCTCCTCAGCCAGCAGGCAACGCTGGCTGATGGGCCGCTGGCCGGCCTGGTCGACGAGGTCCGACTCGACTCGATCCGGTTGCCCGGCCTGGCGCGGACGGCCGTGCGCGACCTGCTGACCTCGGTGCTGGGGCAGTCGATCGACGAGCTCAGCGCACGGCGGATCTGGAGCGCGACGGCCGGATCCCCTTTCCTGATAGGGCGACTGGTCAGCTTCGGCCTGGAACAGCACCGACTGGTCGAGCGCCGTGGAATGTGGCAGTGGCAAGGAGAAGTCATTGCTGACAGCATCTTTCTCGGGGACCTGTTCGCCGGTGAGCTCAACCGGCTCGACCCGGCGGAGTCGCAGGTGCTCGCTTGGCTGGCGCTGACCGACGAGCTGCCGGTGGAGGTACTGGAGAAACTCGCCGGTCCACTGGTTCTTGCCGGCCTGGCCAAGCGTGGTCTGACAGCTGTCGTCGAGGATCGAGTGCGGGCGACGCGGCCGCTCCAGCAAGCCGCACTTCAGGCGGGCCTGGGGGCGCTGCGGAGGCGCCGGTTGTTCCGGGAGTTGATCGCGGCGTCGGCGGCTGTCGGCGTACCGGCGCGGCTTGGTCTGCAGTACGGCTGGTGGGAGCACGAGGCAGATCTGCCGACCGAGCCAGAACGGGCCGCGCGGCTGGCGGCGGCCGCGCTGGGCGAGGGCCTGCCGGGGCTCGCTGAGCGGCTTGCGAGCCATCGCAGCGACGAGACGACTGTGGTCAGGGCACAGGCGCAGATCGCGCTCGGCACGCCGACCGCGGCGGAGCAAACGCTGGCCACGATGAGAGGCCCGGATCTGACGGCTGACTCGGTCGGGCTGCGAGCCCTCAACCTCGCCTGGGGCCTGGGCCGGATCGCCGATGCGACGGCCGTGCTCCGGCGGGGGAGAGCTGCCTTCGAGCCCGGCCAAGCAGCAGCCCTTGCCGTTGCCCAGGCCGGCGTCGACCTCTGTTCGGTCGGCAGTGGCGTCTTCGTACCTCCGCAGGCTCGCGGTGATGTCCAGCCGTTGTTCGACGCGGCGGCCGATCTCATCGCCGTACAGGGCGATCTGTCGCTGGCCCGGCCACTGCGGGTCCGGGAGCGACTGGCACGGAAGGATCTGCGTGCGCGAGCGCCCTGGCCGGCGGTTCGCGGTGCGCTGCAGGCCTTCGAGGTCCGCGCTCTGATCCAGACGGGTGACTTGATCGCGGCAGAGGCCCTGAGTGACCAGTACTACGCTGACGCGCTGTCCGCCGACGACCAGGCCGGCGTCACGGTACTCGGCCATGCCGTTGCCGCCTGTGCGAGCTGGGCCGGTGATCACGAGCGGGCCTGGCCGGTATTGCGGGAGGCCCGAGCGCTGTTGGACGACGCTGTGCCGTTTCCGCTGCGGGTGGAAATTCGCAGCGACTACGCGGCAGCGGCTGCCGCGGTCGGACGACTGGACCTGGCGGTGGCGGAGCTCGACGAGCTGCAGCGGCTGGAGGTGGCGGGCGCGTTGTGCGACCGGATCGACTTCGCCCGCATCCGGATGCTTTGTCACTCGGGCCGTCGCGCGTACGCCGCCGACCTGGCAGACCAGCTGGCCGATCGCTGCCTCACTGCCTGCCGGTGGGCTTCAGCGATCGAAGCGGGCTACTACCAGGTGAGGCTCAACCCGAGTCTGCACGGCGCACGCAGACTGCTGCGGGCGGTTGGCGAGACCGACAGCGATCTGTTCAGGATGTTCGCCGACCATGCAACGGCTCTGGTCGGCCGGAACGGCCGGACGCTGCTGCGGCTGGCTGACGAGTTCGGAGATCGCGGATATCTCGGTCTGGCGCTCGTGATGGGCGAGTCGGCGCTGCAGGCACCGGCCACCTACACGGTACGGACAGCGAGGAAGCGGGAAGTCGCTGAGTCGAGGGCGCGGTGGGGCGGCGGTACGCAGTACTCGGCGATCGGGGGTCCGGCGACGGGAGGTGGTCCGCTGACCAGCCGTGAACGAGAGGCCTGTGAGCTGGCGGCCTCCGGGCTGCGAAACGAGGCGATCGCGACCAGTCTGGGAATCTCGGTGCGGACGGTCACGAACCTCCTAGCCAGGGCCTACCAGAAGCTCGGCGTCTCCAGCCGCCGGCAGCTCCAGACCGCGATGTCGCTGTCCGCGATGCCCGACGGCCGTTGA
- a CDS encoding DUF3618 domain-containing protein: MSDTQARTTEQIEADIAATRARLASTVDELVDRAHPKNVAKRQVEQAKAQVFDERGDLRTQKLVAVGAAAVGVIGMLIMIRKLVGRR, translated from the coding sequence GTGTCGGACACGCAGGCTCGGACCACCGAGCAGATCGAGGCGGACATCGCCGCCACCCGTGCGCGACTGGCCTCGACCGTCGACGAGCTGGTCGACCGGGCCCACCCGAAGAACGTCGCCAAGCGGCAGGTCGAACAGGCCAAGGCTCAGGTCTTCGACGAGCGCGGCGACCTGCGCACCCAGAAGCTGGTGGCCGTCGGCGCCGCGGCGGTCGGGGTGATCGGGATGCTGATCATGATCCGCAAGCTGGTGGGCCGCCGGTGA
- a CDS encoding MarR family winged helix-turn-helix transcriptional regulator produces MTGDDEVRWLEPDELAAWMSLAALLFKLPGVLDYQLQRDSGLTHFEYLVMAGLSESPDRSRRMSDLAGFSNGSLSRLSHVVKRLERRGFVVRRADAEDGRITVAELTEAGWEQVVAAAPGHVAAVRQFVIDALDAEQLGQLKAIGDQIHRQVDPGRPC; encoded by the coding sequence ATGACCGGGGACGATGAGGTGCGCTGGCTCGAGCCTGATGAGCTGGCTGCCTGGATGTCGCTGGCCGCGCTGCTGTTCAAGCTGCCCGGGGTGCTCGACTACCAGCTGCAGCGCGACTCGGGACTGACCCATTTCGAGTATCTGGTGATGGCCGGGCTGTCCGAGTCGCCCGACCGGTCCCGGCGGATGAGTGACCTGGCCGGCTTCTCCAACGGCTCGCTGTCGCGGTTGTCGCACGTGGTGAAGCGGCTCGAGCGGCGCGGTTTCGTCGTACGGCGTGCCGACGCGGAGGACGGCCGGATCACCGTCGCCGAGCTGACCGAGGCCGGCTGGGAGCAGGTCGTCGCGGCGGCGCCAGGGCATGTCGCGGCCGTCCGGCAGTTCGTGATCGATGCGCTCGACGCCGAGCAGCTGGGGCAGCTCAAGGCGATCGGGGACCAGATCCATCGGCAGGTGGATCCGGGCCGTCCCTGCTGA
- a CDS encoding discoidin domain-containing protein produces the protein MKIPFWGNPTNDWASITEAAVVSKPYGCALTGAVKAIDASTAEPVNPPANAVDGNLATRWSGQGYGASLVLDLGTPQLLCGTKLAWHQGNTRWNDFTVYTSVDGTSYLKAWEGRSSGTTTAPEIQAFPGAPRSGRFVKITFWTNPVDNWGSIAEAAVRVST, from the coding sequence GTGAAGATCCCGTTCTGGGGCAACCCGACCAACGACTGGGCCAGCATCACCGAGGCCGCGGTGGTGAGCAAGCCGTACGGTTGCGCGCTCACCGGTGCGGTCAAGGCGATCGACGCTTCGACCGCGGAGCCGGTCAACCCACCGGCGAACGCGGTGGACGGCAATCTGGCCACCCGCTGGTCGGGGCAGGGCTACGGCGCCTCCCTCGTTCTCGACCTGGGGACGCCGCAGTTGCTCTGCGGGACCAAGCTGGCGTGGCACCAGGGCAACACCCGCTGGAACGATTTCACGGTCTACACCTCGGTCGACGGTACGTCGTACCTGAAGGCGTGGGAGGGGCGCAGCAGCGGCACCACGACCGCGCCTGAGATCCAGGCCTTCCCCGGAGCGCCCCGCAGCGGCCGCTTCGTGAAGATCACCTTCTGGACCAACCCGGTCGACAACTGGGGCAGCATCGCCGAAGCAGCGGTCCGAGTCTCCACCTGA
- a CDS encoding Type 1 glutamine amidotransferase-like domain-containing protein, translating into MEIFLIGGGRAARAAHVPFVEACAGGPIVVFVLDDDDLDTARWETVLEEAGATAVTVVPVSEGRPPQATDLIDAAGIYVAGGLTPGYRDVLVGAGAEWLDAARTAGLVYAGFSAGAAIASDQALVGGWQTEYDGRTLDVCDSDLAEDLGSLTLLPGLGLVPFLVDVHAAQWGTLYRLVHAVLRTGLEGWAIDEGTVLAVGPDGQPRVYGAGAATHVQPNGPGSTTVTVVTSS; encoded by the coding sequence ATGGAGATCTTTCTGATCGGCGGCGGACGAGCCGCCCGGGCCGCGCACGTACCGTTCGTCGAGGCCTGTGCCGGTGGCCCGATCGTGGTCTTCGTCCTTGATGACGATGACCTCGACACCGCGCGGTGGGAGACCGTCCTCGAGGAGGCCGGCGCCACCGCCGTGACCGTGGTACCGGTGTCGGAGGGCAGGCCGCCTCAGGCCACCGACCTGATCGATGCCGCGGGCATCTATGTCGCGGGCGGGCTGACGCCCGGCTATCGCGATGTACTCGTCGGCGCCGGCGCCGAGTGGCTCGATGCCGCTCGGACGGCGGGACTGGTGTACGCCGGGTTCTCGGCGGGGGCCGCCATCGCCTCGGACCAGGCCCTCGTCGGCGGCTGGCAGACCGAGTACGACGGCCGGACCCTCGACGTCTGCGACTCCGACCTGGCCGAGGACCTTGGGTCGCTCACCCTGCTACCGGGCCTTGGCCTGGTCCCGTTCCTGGTCGATGTCCATGCCGCTCAATGGGGCACCCTGTACCGCCTCGTTCATGCCGTACTCCGGACCGGACTCGAGGGCTGGGCAATCGACGAAGGGACCGTGCTCGCCGTCGGACCCGACGGGCAGCCGAGAGTCTACGGCGCCGGTGCCGCCACTCACGTCCAGCCGAACGGTCCCGGATCCACGACGGTCACCGTCGTCACCTCCTCCTGA